From Primulina tabacum isolate GXHZ01 chromosome 2, ASM2559414v2, whole genome shotgun sequence, one genomic window encodes:
- the LOC142537346 gene encoding expansin-B6-like isoform X1: MFINRSFSVTVIAIILISMSQHCFCKNPKSLNSSMANGFAPAVATWYGSPTGSGSGGACGFADDVATAPYNGMISAGNDNIFKSGKGCGSCYQVRCSKHPSCSTSPITLTITDQCPGACNNVPYHFDLSGKAFGLLAKHGQEDALRKAGIIDIEFQRYINLSRFQHLEVIFQYTFFFSFRVPCSYKSNIVFKMNEKSNRNFLSFAVEYVNADGDLGAIELSPSNSKPIAMKQSWGATWAAGIPEGVKGPYSVKITTIESRRSVVARNVIPVDWAPGKYYHASVNL, from the exons ATGTTTATCAATCGGTCTTTTTCGGTTACGGTAATCGCAATAATTTTAATATCCATGTCCCAACATTGTTTTTGCAAAAACCCAAAATCATTGAACTCGTCCATGGCTAATGGTTTTGCCCCGGCGGTAGCAACATGGTATGGGAGCCCTACAGGATCAGGAAGTG GTGGAGCTTGTGGATTTGCTGATGATGTGGCAACTGCGCCATACAATGGCATGATATCTGCGGGAAATGATAATATATTCAAATCAGGAAAGGGTTGTGGGAGTTGCTATCAG GTAAGATGCAGCAAGCATCCCTCGTGTTCAACATCTCCAATTACTTTAACCATCACAGATCAGTGTCCCGGTGCCTGCAACAATGTTCCTTACCATTTCGATTTGAGTGGAAAAGCTTTCGGGCTGTTAGCAAAACACGGGCAAGAAGATGCATTGAGAAAAGCTGGAATAATCGACATCGAATTTCAAAGGTATATAAATTTATCACGTTTTCAACATCTTGAAGTTATTTTTcaatatacattttttttttctttcaggGTGCCATGCAGCTATAAATCAAATATAGTGTTCAAAATGAACGAGAAATCCAACCGTAACTTCCTATCATTTGCAGTGGAGTATGTTAATGCAGATGGGGACCTTGGCGCCATAGAGCTATCGCCTTCAAATTCAAAACCGATAGCAATGAAACAATCGTGGGGTGCGACATGGGCAGCAGGAATACCAGAAGGAGTAAAAGGTCCTTATTCAGTGAAGATAACTACAATTGAATCAAGAAGATCAGTTGTTGCCAGAAATGTGATTCCCGTTGATTGGGCTCCTGGCAAATACTATCATGCAAGTGTTAATCTGTGA
- the LOC142537346 gene encoding expansin-B6-like isoform X2 — MFINRSFSVTVIAIILISMSQHCFCKNPKSLNSSMANGFAPAVATWYGSPTGSGSGGACGFADDVATAPYNGMISAGNDNIFKSGKGCGSCYQVRCSKHPSCSTSPITLTITDQCPGACNNVPYHFDLSGKAFGLLAKHGQEDALRKAGIIDIEFQRVPCSYKSNIVFKMNEKSNRNFLSFAVEYVNADGDLGAIELSPSNSKPIAMKQSWGATWAAGIPEGVKGPYSVKITTIESRRSVVARNVIPVDWAPGKYYHASVNL; from the exons ATGTTTATCAATCGGTCTTTTTCGGTTACGGTAATCGCAATAATTTTAATATCCATGTCCCAACATTGTTTTTGCAAAAACCCAAAATCATTGAACTCGTCCATGGCTAATGGTTTTGCCCCGGCGGTAGCAACATGGTATGGGAGCCCTACAGGATCAGGAAGTG GTGGAGCTTGTGGATTTGCTGATGATGTGGCAACTGCGCCATACAATGGCATGATATCTGCGGGAAATGATAATATATTCAAATCAGGAAAGGGTTGTGGGAGTTGCTATCAG GTAAGATGCAGCAAGCATCCCTCGTGTTCAACATCTCCAATTACTTTAACCATCACAGATCAGTGTCCCGGTGCCTGCAACAATGTTCCTTACCATTTCGATTTGAGTGGAAAAGCTTTCGGGCTGTTAGCAAAACACGGGCAAGAAGATGCATTGAGAAAAGCTGGAATAATCGACATCGAATTTCAAAG gGTGCCATGCAGCTATAAATCAAATATAGTGTTCAAAATGAACGAGAAATCCAACCGTAACTTCCTATCATTTGCAGTGGAGTATGTTAATGCAGATGGGGACCTTGGCGCCATAGAGCTATCGCCTTCAAATTCAAAACCGATAGCAATGAAACAATCGTGGGGTGCGACATGGGCAGCAGGAATACCAGAAGGAGTAAAAGGTCCTTATTCAGTGAAGATAACTACAATTGAATCAAGAAGATCAGTTGTTGCCAGAAATGTGATTCCCGTTGATTGGGCTCCTGGCAAATACTATCATGCAAGTGTTAATCTGTGA